Proteins from a genomic interval of Bacteroidia bacterium:
- a CDS encoding 30S ribosomal protein THX has translation MGKGDRRTKRGKIVRGTYGVYRKRKKKKKTTPPSEQNT, from the coding sequence ATGGGAAAAGGCGATAGAAGAACAAAAAGAGGTAAAATTGTCCGTGGTACATACGGCGTGTATAGAAAACGTAAGAAAAAGAAAAAAACTACTCCACCTTCTGAGCAAAATACATAG